The following proteins are co-located in the Candidatus Omnitrophota bacterium genome:
- a CDS encoding DUF433 domain-containing protein, whose product MNWQERIIVDEKILAGKPVIKGTRLSVEFVIDLLARGWTVEQVIHEYDHLTPEDVQACLSYAGEVLKSERIYSLPA is encoded by the coding sequence ATGAATTGGCAGGAACGGATTATCGTCGATGAAAAAATTCTTGCGGGCAAGCCTGTTATTAAAGGCACTCGCTTATCGGTGGAATTCGTCATCGATCTGTTGGCTCGCGGGTGGACAGTGGAGCAAGTGATTCATGAATACGATCATTTGACTCCCGAAGACGTCCAAGCCTGCCTGAGCTATGCCGGCGAGGTTTTAAAAAGCGAAAGAATCTATTCGTTGCCCGCCTGA
- a CDS encoding DUF5615 family PIN-like protein, producing the protein MKFLLDENIPLSVIRQLRERGHDVLSAKESLRAENDEIVLERAQRESRVVVTQDKDFGELAFRKRLPSSCGIILFRLSGGAPDDEARRMLQAIESRNDWTGQFSVIRDAFIRMRPLK; encoded by the coding sequence ATGAAATTTCTCCTCGACGAAAATATTCCCCTATCGGTAATCCGCCAACTTCGCGAACGAGGTCATGATGTTCTTTCGGCGAAAGAATCATTGCGCGCCGAAAACGACGAAATCGTGCTGGAACGGGCGCAAAGAGAATCCCGCGTGGTTGTAACTCAGGACAAAGATTTCGGCGAATTGGCTTTTCGTAAGCGACTGCCCTCGTCCTGCGGAATTATTCTCTTTCGTTTATCGGGCGGCGCCCCCGATGACGAAGCCCGGCGGATGTTGCAAGCCATTGAAAGCCGGAACGATTGGACAGGTCAATTTTCCGTGATCCGCGACGCCTTTATTCGAATGCGGCCTCTTAAATAA
- a CDS encoding tetratricopeptide repeat protein yields the protein MDYEIRSILDVANSLRGQIKSKSLKGAMRSKAEAKQSDDDPRFTEFARIIRDGVADEVRNVMLEVRREMDHHRKMGRLSKSSLELVAEMDVCFEEFQQKKELLAKYESALDLMKPNMKDAESDRLLKTRHQDALDKARNLREELIQRGDRLLKFYERIDKQIHQDREMERNLHAALEKCLTHLSGVERGKIEALVRQKSTNVTVEAHIKLLSKLIEQLANTIPAVRQEEIQRLYQQARLEFQRKNYNETLQTLNDLFKFDRKHILAHRLRSRVFQVLNNKVAHLCELRNIAAFDNAEAADYAALGDVLAADGKIDEAYILYEKASSKKPDRKHLERFADMACQFRHWYRAVDAYRKILEKNPGDAALSHKLGCALFEDNQEQEAFDLLRYAVRRDDSRAQSRVCLGEILRRRGIVEEALKCFAQAAKLDNSQVDAYYWWGMQLYDRGEYGEALKKAQKAVELDSNRARNRMLLARCLEAVGAVDRAVEALEPIVSLDIPPVDALLAFSEICRKGGRLNRARDVIERFHQRYSRLPLIRSEYGLVLLECGEFSKAAPFLDPAGGFRAAAS from the coding sequence ATGGACTATGAAATTCGCTCTATATTGGATGTGGCCAATTCCCTGCGAGGCCAGATTAAAAGCAAATCGCTCAAAGGCGCCATGCGATCGAAGGCGGAAGCGAAGCAGTCGGATGACGATCCCCGCTTTACGGAATTCGCCCGGATTATACGGGACGGCGTCGCCGACGAAGTGCGCAACGTCATGCTGGAAGTGCGCCGGGAGATGGATCACCACCGCAAAATGGGACGATTGTCGAAATCGAGTTTGGAACTCGTTGCCGAAATGGACGTTTGTTTCGAGGAATTTCAGCAAAAAAAAGAACTGTTGGCAAAATACGAATCGGCTCTCGATTTGATGAAGCCGAATATGAAAGATGCGGAATCCGACCGTTTGTTGAAGACCCGCCATCAAGACGCCCTCGATAAAGCCAGGAATTTGCGGGAGGAATTGATACAACGCGGCGACCGATTGCTGAAATTTTATGAACGCATCGACAAGCAAATCCATCAGGATCGGGAGATGGAGAGGAATCTTCACGCCGCATTGGAAAAATGCCTGACGCATCTTTCCGGCGTGGAGCGCGGGAAGATCGAAGCGCTGGTGCGGCAAAAATCTACCAATGTAACCGTGGAAGCCCACATCAAACTGCTCTCCAAGTTGATCGAACAGTTGGCCAATACCATTCCCGCCGTCCGGCAGGAAGAAATTCAACGGCTCTATCAGCAGGCGCGGCTGGAATTTCAAAGAAAGAATTACAACGAGACGCTGCAAACGCTGAACGATCTTTTCAAGTTCGACCGGAAGCATATTTTGGCGCACCGGCTGCGCTCCCGCGTCTTTCAGGTTTTGAACAATAAGGTCGCGCATCTCTGCGAACTGCGGAACATCGCGGCCTTCGACAATGCGGAGGCGGCGGATTATGCGGCGCTGGGGGATGTCCTGGCTGCGGATGGGAAAATCGACGAGGCGTATATTTTGTACGAAAAAGCGTCGTCGAAAAAGCCGGACAGGAAGCATCTGGAGCGCTTTGCCGATATGGCCTGCCAGTTCCGGCATTGGTATCGGGCGGTGGACGCCTATCGGAAAATTCTGGAGAAAAATCCGGGAGACGCCGCTCTTTCCCATAAACTAGGCTGCGCTCTTTTTGAAGACAACCAGGAACAGGAAGCCTTCGATCTATTGCGTTATGCGGTGCGGCGGGACGACTCGCGCGCTCAATCCCGCGTATGTCTTGGAGAAATTTTACGGCGGCGGGGAATCGTCGAGGAAGCCTTGAAATGCTTCGCGCAAGCGGCGAAATTGGATAACAGCCAGGTAGACGCTTATTACTGGTGGGGGATGCAACTATACGACCGGGGCGAGTATGGCGAAGCCCTGAAGAAAGCGCAGAAAGCCGTGGAACTGGATTCCAACCGGGCGCGGAACCGGATGCTGCTGGCCCGTTGCCTGGAAGCGGTGGGAGCGGTGGATCGGGCGGTGGAAGCCTTGGAGCCGATCGTATCCTTGGATATCCCTCCCGTCGACGCCTTGCTGGCCTTTTCGGAAATCTGCCGCAAGGGCGGACGTCTCAACCGGGCGCGAGACGTGATCGAACGCTTTCATCAACGTTATTCCCGTCTGCCTTTAATCCGCTCAGAATACGGCCTCGTCCTGCTGGAATGCGGCGAATTCTCCAAGGCTGCGCCATTTCTCGATCCCGCCGGGGGATTCCGCGCCGCCGCCTCATAG